GCGCGCGCCGACTTCGCCGACCACTTCGTCGCGGGCGTGGCTAGTGCCGGCGAGCATCCGCTCGACGCGCTCCTCGGTGGGCAGCACGATGGGGAGCCCGTCGGTCCAGCCGCGGTCGTAGAACAGGCGCTGCAGATTATCTTCGGTGTCGGGTTCGAGCAGTGCCTGGCGCGCGCCCGTGTGCGACACGCCCTCGAGTTCGGAGGCGTCGGCATTGCCGTTCACGCGCTTTGTCCATGATGCCTGCCACACCGTCTGGGCGGAGAGCGCCTCGAGACAGTCGCTCCTCTTGCTCCCGAGGCAGCCGTCCTGACCGCACGGCCGGCAGAGATACGGGCTCGTGACCACCACATGCCCGTCGCCCCACGGTCCCCAGCTCCTCTCCCCCGAGGGCCCGAAGAGGGCGACCACGGGGACTCCCAGGGCCGTCGCCATGTGCATTGGCGCCGAATCCACGCCGAGGAAAAGTACCGCGCGCTCCAGGAGAGCCGCCAGGTCCGCCAGGCTCGTCTGGCCGATGAGGTTGAGGATGGGTCGCCCGG
This is a stretch of genomic DNA from Terriglobia bacterium. It encodes these proteins:
- a CDS encoding glycosyltransferase family 9 protein, coding for MIARLIQGARVAVALTSGPGPAEVEVARRIASRVEEARAGRPILNLIGQTSLADLAALLERAVLFLGVDSAPMHMATALGVPVVALFGPSGERSWGPWGDGHVVVTSPYLCRPCGQDGCLGSKRSDCLEALSAQTVWQASWTKRVNGNADASELEGVSHTGARQALLEPDTEDNLQRLFYDRGWTDGLPIVLPTEERVERMLAGTSHARDEVVGEVGAR